In a single window of the Raphanus sativus cultivar WK10039 chromosome 9, ASM80110v3, whole genome shotgun sequence genome:
- the LOC108833535 gene encoding DEAD-box ATP-dependent RNA helicase 42, with protein MGRDRDDSPPEKARCDVEDKDYRRESSREKSSRIEKKPVEEEVSRRESKRKSKDGRDSDSGSGLESGSESESEKEERRRSRKSRGKRKSDRRSRSRRSRRRRYDDSSSSSESESESESEYSDSEESESESESESESEDERRRRKRKRREREERDKKRRRREKEKKKRRKVKGVDGDDSSKKKKRKKEKKSEKAKKGAVTESWGKYGVIRETDMWNKRPEFTAWLLEVKEVNLESLPPWEEKKMFKDFMEDHNTGTFTSKKYYDIDGYYRRKLEKEMKKGLKKAGQSERTVFNDEEQRRLEMQEAREKQKEEEVLALKRSMEGGMAQAMKEQARLKEEMVYLYKIGDMEGAAAIQKRLDPDVPM; from the exons ATGGGAAGAGACCGCGACGACTCTCCGCCGGAGAAGGCGAGATGCGACGTCGAGGATAAAGACTACAGAAGAGAATCATCCCGGGAGAAATCGAGCCGTATCGAAAAGAAGCCGGTCGAAGAAGAAGTGAGTCGGCGCGAATCGAAGAGAAAATCAAAAGACGGCAGAGACTCCGATTCAGGTTCGGGACTGGAGAGTGGTAGCGAGTCCGAGTCGGAGAAGGAAGAGAGACGTAGAAGTAGAAAGTCGAGAGGGAAAAGGAAATCAGATCGGAGGTCTCGTAGTAGACGAAGCAGGAGGAGACGCTACGATGATTCCAGTAGTAGCTCGGAATCGGAATCTGAGTCGGAGTCAGAGTATTCTGATTCTGaggagagtgagagtgagagtgagagtgagagtgagagtGAGGATGAGCggaggagaaggaagaggaagagaagggagagggaggagagagataagaagagaaggaggagagagaaagagaagaagaagagaaggaaggTGAAAGGAGTTGATGGAGATGATagcagcaagaagaagaagcgaaagaaggagaagaagtctGAGAAGGCCAAGAAAGGAGCTGTCACTGAATCTTGGGGGAAATATGGAGTCATCAGAGAGACTGATATGTG GAATAAACGACCAGAGTTCACAGCATGGCTGCTTGAAGTAAAAGAG GTCAACTTGGAAAGCTTGCCACCATGGGAAGAGAAGAAAATGTTTAAAGA TTTCATGGAAGATCACAATACTGGTACATTTACCTCCAAGAA GTACTATGACATTGATGGTTACTATAGACGTAAGTTGgagaaagagatgaagaaggGTTTGAAGAAAGCTGGGCAGAGTGAACGGACTGTGTTCAATGACGAGGAGCAACGCCG GCTAGAGATGCAGGAAGCACGCGAGAAgcagaaggaagaagaagttTTAGCTCTAAAGCGATCAATGGAAGGCGGAATG GCTCAAGCTATGAAGGAACAAGCTCGGCTTAAGGAAGAAATGGTCTACTTGTACAAGATTGGGGACATGGAG GGTGCAGCTGCTATTCAGAAAAGGTTGGATCCAGATGTTCCCATGTAA
- the LOC108828461 gene encoding uncharacterized protein LOC108828461 — MEPEAQAFVYDALPPLSLSDTNQSPPTLDESHNYSVFRNEISDLTETTAPVESETVDFFSLDVDADAGENENGDEFVTPVVAASKKSRKRRKEKEAEEPRLETNWFNEKSCSKIPMLQLHKEIVDFSEFLLPTLEEKAQRDAAMDSVRSVIQYIWPDCKVEVFGSYKTGLYLPTSDIDVVILESGITNPQLGLKALSRALSQRGIAKSMQVIARARVPIIKFVEKKSSISFDLSFDMENGPKAAEFIQDAVLKLPPLRPLCLILKVFLQQRELNEVYSGGIGSYALLAMLIAFLKYLKDGRSPPEHNLGVLLVKFFDFYGRKLNTADVGVSCKKGGSFFSKSNKGFLNQARPGLISIEDPETPENDIGKSSFNYFQIRSAFAMALSTLTNTKAILALGPNRSILGTIIRPDRILLERKGGKNGDVTFNSLLPGAGEPLPMSASGKSNGGLFCNWQLEEDEEGSFPRGDAVNGDSTPVLVDTPGKVTTKESSRKKKSKSKSKKKVVDDDDDEEEEPSSKKRRRKNK; from the exons ATGGAGCCTGAAGCTCAGGCTTTCGTATACGACGCTCTTCCTCCACTCAGCCTCTCAGACACGAACCAGTCCCCACCCACCCTCGACGAATCTCACAACTATTCTGTTTTCCGCAACGAGATCTCCGATCTAACCGAGACCACAGCTCCGGTTGAATCAGAAACGGTGGATTTCTTCTCACTGGACGTCGACGCCGACGCCGGGGAGAACGAGAACGGCGACGAGTTTGTTACGCCGGTTGTGGCGGCATCGAAGAAGAGCAGAAAGAGGAGGAAAGAGAAAGAAGCTGAAGAGCCCAGATTGGAGACTAACTGGTTTAACGAGAAGAGCTGTTCCAAGATCCCAATGCTTCAACTCCATAAAg AGATAGTTGATTTCAGCGAGTTTCTCTTACCAACTCTAGAAGAGAAAGCTCAGCGTGATGCAGCTATGGATAGTGTTCGTAGTGTTATTCAGTATATCTGGCCTGATTGCAAG GTAGAAGTTTTTGGTTCATACAAAACCGGGCTTTATCTTCCAACAAGTGATATCGAT GTTGTCATATTGGAGTCCGGTATCACAAATCCTCAACTAGGTCTGAAAGCACTCTCCAGAGCATTGTCACAAAGGGGGATTGCAAAGAGTATgcag GTGATTGCTAGGGCTCGTGTACCAATTATCAAGTTTGTCGAGAAGAAAAGCAGTATCTCATTTGATCTAAG TTTTGATATGGAGAATGGACCAAAGGCTGCTGAGTTTATACAG GATGCTGTATTAAAGTTGCCTCCTCTACGACCGCTGTGTCTAATTCTTAAAGTATTTCTACAGCAGAGAGAACTCAATGAG GTGTACAGTGGTGGGATTGGTTCATATGCACTTTTAGCAATGCTCATCGCATTTCTCAAG TACCTCAAAGATGGTCGAAGCCCACCAGAGCATAACTTGGGAGTTCTGTTG GTTAAGTTCTTTGACTTTTATGGGAGAAAGTTAAACACCGCTGATGTGGGTGTATCTTGCAAGAAGGGAGgttctttcttttcaaagtCCAACAAAGG TTTCCTGAACCAAGCCCGGCCAGGGCTCATCTCTATCGAGGATCCAGAG ACACCAGAGAATGACATTGGCAAGAGCTCATTCAACTACTTTCAG ATTCGTTCAGCGTTTGCAATGGCCTTGTCTACTTTAACAAACACGAAAGCTATTCTAGCTTTAGGACCGAACCGAAGCATTCTCGGCACAATAATCAGACCAGACCGGATCCTGTTAGAGCGCAAAGGTGGGAAAAACGGGGACGTCACTTTCAACAGCTTGCTTCCCGGGGCAGGAGAGCCGTTGCCAATGTCGGCTAGCGGCAAAAGCAATGGAGGGCTTTTCTGCAACTGGCAACTCGAGGAAGACGAGGAAGGCTCGTTCCCAAGAGGGGATGCTGTGAATGGAGACAGTACTCCTGTACTAGTTGACACTCCTGGTAAGGTAACCACTAAAGAGTCGTCTCGGAAGAAGAAGAGTAAGAGCAAGAGCAAGAAGAAGGtggtggatgatgatgatgatgaagaagaagaaccgaGTTCGAAGAAAAGAAGACGGAAGAATAAGTAA
- the LOC108828460 gene encoding MLO-like protein 11: protein MGEGEENGAESNDRSLALSPTWSVALVLTVFVVVSLIVERSTYRLSTWLRKTKRKPLFAALEKMKEELMLLGFISLLLTATSSTIANICVPSSFYNVRFVPCTRSEIKEEELENESSVQRNLLTKSFFFDIFRRRRLGEEGIHQRATCSEGHEPFVSYEGLEQLHRFIFIMAVTHVTYSCLTMLLAIVKIHSWRIWEDVARIDRHDFLTALTRKKVLKRQTTFVQYHTSAPLAKNKLLIWVTCFFRQFGHSVVRSDYLTLRKGFIVNHHLTLKYDFHSYMIRSMEEEFQRIVGVSGPLWGFVVAFMLFNIKGSNLYFWIAIIPVTLVLLVGTKLQHVIATLALENAGLTKYPSGVKLRPRDELFWFNKPELLLFLIHFILFQNSFELASFFWFWWQFGYNSCFLKNHLLVYFRLTLGFAGQFLCSYSTLPLYALVAQMGTNYKAALIPQRIRDTIKGWGKATRKKRRHGYYGDDSTVRTETSTVASIEEYDHQVLDVVETYHQQQQGTELELQPVQPRNASSSVPNESSSRVGTPLLRCVSISSATTPDLRPESVEPLSRSSSLPVRRE, encoded by the exons AtgggagaaggagaagaaaacgGAGCAGAGTCAAACGACAGATCCTTGGCTTTATCTCCTACTTGGTCTGTTGCTCTAGTCTTGACTGTCTTCGTCGTTGTTTCCCTCATCGTTGAGCGTTCCACCTATCGTCTTAGCACA TGGTTGAGGAAGACAAAGAGGAAACCTTTGTTTGCTGCtttggagaagatgaaagaag agTTGATGCTGCTTGGCTTCATATCACTTCTTCTGACAGCTACATCTAGCACCATAGCCAACATATGTGTCCCTTCAAGTTTCTACAACGTCAGATTCGTTCCTTGTACAAGATCCGAGATTAAAGAGGAAGAACTTGAAAACGAATCATCTGTCCAGAGGAATCTTTTGACCAAATCCTTCTTTTTCGACATCTTTAGGCGAAGAAGGCTGGGGGAAGAAGGCATTCACCAGCGTGCCACTTGCAGCGAG GGGCATGAGCCGTTTGTTTCATACGAAGGCCTAGAACAGCTGCATCGCTTCATCTTTATAATGGCGGTTACTCATGTTACTTACAGCTGCTTGACCATGCTCCTTGCCATCGTCAAG ATTCATAGTTGGAGGATCTGGGAAGATGTAGCTCGCATAGATCGACATGATTTCTTAACTG CGTTGACAAGgaaaaaagtattaaaaaggCAAACAACATTTGTTCAGTATCATACATCTGCTCCTCTGGCCAAGAATAAATTGCTTATATGGGTG ACATGTTTCTTCAGGCAATTCGGACACTCTGTTGTTCGTTCTGACTATCTTACTCTCCGGAAGGGATTCATTGTG AATCACCACCTCACATTAAAGTACGATTTTCACAGCTACATGATTCGCTCTATGGAGGAAGAGTTCCAAAGGATAGTAGGTGTAAG TGGGCCGCTTTGGGGGTTTGTAGTTGCTTTCATGCTCTTCAACATAAAAG GATCAAATCTCTATTTCTGGATAGCAATCATACCTGTCACT CTTGTTCTTTTGGTTGGTACCAAGCTGCAACATGTGATAGCAACTTTGGCATTGGAGAATGCTGGTTTAACAAAATATCCTTCTGGAGTTAAGCTGAGACCTAGAGATGAACTCTTTTGGTTCAATAAACCAGAACTGCTCTTGTTCCTCATCCATTTCATTCTATTCCAG AATTCTTTTGAACTGGCTTCATTCTTCTGGTTCTGG tGGCAGTTCGGTTACAACTCTTGCTTCCTTAAGAATCATCTCCTTGTCTACTTTCGACTTACTTTAGG TTTTGCTGGACAGTTTCTATGCAGTTACAGCACACTGCCACTATATGCATTGGTTGCTCAG ATGGGAACCAACTATAAAGCGGCTCTGATACCTCAGAGGATAAGAGACACGATTAAAGGTTGGGGAAAAGCgacaagaaagaaaagaagacatGGTTATTACGGTGATGATTCAACTGTTAGAACAGAAACAAGCACGGTTGCATCTATTGAAGAATATGACCATCAAGTGCTTGATGTTGTTGAAACttatcatcaacaacaacaaggtaCTGAGCTAGAGTTACAGCCAGTCCAACCTCGTAATGCTTCTTCTTCTGTACCTAATGAATCTTCAAGTAGAGTTGGAACACCTCTTCTTCGATGTGTCTCTATTTCTTCAGCAACGACCCCAGATCTAAGACCAGAATCTGTGGAGCCGCTCTCGAGATCCTCTTCATTGCCAGTGAGAAGAGAATGA